The Sciurus carolinensis chromosome 18, mSciCar1.2, whole genome shotgun sequence region GTGTACCTTCCAACTTAAAAAAGATGTTGTCTGTGACGAGTTGGATTAGACAAAGCCCCCGTGGGCAGAGGTGGCCCTAACAGGCAGATGGCCCGCTTGGCCAGCCAACCTCGGGTAGGATTTCATCCTTACTCAATCCCTTGGCTGGGAACTTGGAGCAGTGTGCAAACTGCACAGCTGTCCTGGACAGCCCTGATCTTGGTGCAGGAGACAACTTTGAGAACGAGAAGCACTTGCTGAAGGCAGAGCTGAAAGAGCAAAGCAGCCTGGGTCCTCGATAGGGGTGGCGTGTCTCCACCAGCCCTGCgtgtcctcctcctcccctctcctttcctctcctttatttcttattttgtggtgctggagattgaccccaggggtgctttccactgagctacatcctagcccttgtcattttttattttgagtcagggtcacactaagctgctgaggctggtctcaagtcctcctgcctcagcctcccaagtagctgggatgccCGGGCATGTACCACCATAAGCTGGGTGACTTCTGAGCTGCCCTCTGGCCCTTCCGCAGGACGTCTCCAGAAGCACCCGTGGGCAGCTGCCCTCTGtcacccctacacacacacactgctccgCACTCCCACGGCCTCCACCTGCTCAGGGAGAACGCCAGAGTCTCTGCGTCCCTCATTCTGATTCTCTAAGTTGACAAACTCAACCCTCAGTGGCTCCCCGTCACCCCGCTGGCCCAGGGGGCGGTGGGAACACCTGACGCGGCCCGAGGGGCAGGTCCCCACCCCCGCACACctttgggcctgggagcctttaCTTTTGTCCGTGGAGGTGAAATTCCCGTAAGGTGGCCTCCGCACTCTGAGGCGGACAGTTGGGTGGCACTCAGTGCTCTCCCGGGCTGGGCCCGCCCCCTCCAGTTCCCAAACGTCTCTGTCAGCGAGGTCGCCACGCCCGGGGGACCCCGGAGTCACGCCTCACGCGAGGGGCTCATTCCCTGGCATCCCTCTCGGGCTTCCCTGGGGCCGTGCGAGGGGCCAGCTCCTCCTCAGGAGAGGCCGCAGGGCTCCCCAGCCCGGGGTCCCCCCGTGTGTTCATCTGACTCCTGCCCCTCTAGCCAGATGGCCATCCAGGTGGCAGAGAACCTCCTCCGCCCTCCCTGGACCCCAGGGCCCCTCCCAGAGCCGGGCGCTCAGCGGTACTTTGTAAAGGGATGGCGAGTGGAGACTGCCTTGTCCAGGGGTCACCCTGTGTCCCTGTGGCTGTGACACGAGGCCCCTGGGGGCCGCCCTCCCCTCACATGCCCATATATGGACGCGATGCAGGAGGCCCGGCCCTGGCCGTGAGGTGGCGCCTCTCTGACCTCACAATGCCCAGGGGGGCCCTGGGTCTATAAGAGGAGCCGGCCCGGGGCCCTGGCTCACAGCCCACCAAGTTCCACCTGCTCACAGGTTGGCTGGCTCGACCCAGGTGGTGCTCCTGCTCTGAGCCCAGCGTCAGCCAAGCCCACCCAGCGCCATGGCCAGGTACATATGCTGCCGCGCCCCAAGCCGGAGCAGATGCCGCCGCCGGAGACGAAGATGTCGCAGACGAAGGAGGCGATGCTGTCGGAGGCGGAGAGCCAGAAGTAAGGATCCAGCCCGGGATCCAGCCCGGGGTGGGGGGCCCGGGCCCAGCTGCCCCTCAAcgcctctcccttcctccctagGGTGCTGCCGCCGCACCTACACCCTGAGGTGTAGGAGATACTAAACGCGCAAGTAGCAAGTCCATCAACTCCTGCCCGAGAATTTTACCAGACTTCAAGACCCTCTTGCCACATCTTGCAAGTGACATCATTCAGTGAAAACAGGAGCCTGCTAAGGAACAATGCCGCCtgtcaataaatgttgaaaaatcaTCCCACCCAACGTCTCATCGTCCTTGAGAAGGGAGCCGGGGCGGCGGGGCGGGCGGAGGTGGGGCCAGAGTGACCGTCACACAGGATTGGATCTCCACTCAGCAGCACGGCCCATCCCAGTGCCATCGGCCTCCCCAGACCACCTGGAGAGGCCGACCCAGCCGGGCTCTGGGGCCGGGTCACGGCGCCCGTGGAGGCCACTGGGTACTCCAGGCGCGTGCGGGGAGTTGAATGGGCCCGGCGGGAGCGAGTGTCCCGCAGGGTTTGGCAAACGCACCTCAGGTCCTGAGAGTCGCGGCCCCGGGCGCGGGGCGGGGGGCTCCGGCAGAGCGTGCCCAGTGCGCGAAAGGCCCTGGGCGGgtcaccagcaccacacacaaaagaagCTCGTGACCTCACAAAGCGCCACGCGGGTTTATTTCAGCCCAGAGCTGAAACTTCTGCTCTTCCAAAGGGGGCGTCTGGCTAGTCAGTCACTGGTCAGTCACTGGTCAGCCACTCGTCCAGTTTCCATCCTGCCGGGTGTAAGGACGACTTGTCCGGGGGGCAGGTGAGTGGACTGAATCTCACCCACAGTCCTCGGCAGTGCCACGGAGGAGGCAGACTACCACCCAGGGCACCGGGGACTTGCCAACCTGCACAGCCGGGGCTGCCCCTGCCCGCATCTCACATGGAGATGACCACAGGTGGCTGGAAACCTGGACCCAAGCACCACTGGACCTGGACCTGGTCTGGCTAGGAAAGCCCAGTCCTCAGACCCCTCCAGGTGCCCGGGTCACAATCATTTGATGGCACCAGCACAAAGCCCAGGGCACCTCACCAGTGACCAGAACTCAGGACCCAGGACAGGCCTGCCTCGCACCCGGCTGACGTGCCCTCTGCGCAGCTCTGAGTGCCCAGCCCCCCACCGCCCAGCCACGGTCAGCAAGGCTGCTTGTGAAGACCCTCGGGCTGCAGTCGAACCGAGTCGCGGGCAGCTGGTGAGCCTGCCACGTCCGCAGCCGCGCCCCAGCCCGTCCCAGGAGGGCAGCCGTTTTTCTTGATCATCGAGCTCTACCCATGGAAGTTTGAACGGAGCAGGACCTGGGGTAAGCCCTGGTCATCTGTGGTTTTAACCAGTGCCCCAGGGGAGGCCGAGGGCCACCGAGGAAGTGCCTTCTTCCCCCAGAGGGCGCGGCTGGGGCTTCATGATTGAGCCCCGTTCCTTCTCATCACCGCAGCATCCATAGCTCAGACCACAAGTTCATTATCTTACAGTCCCGTCAGTCACAGGTCCAAAGCAGAGCCGGGCACACGCGCTGTGAtccagcctctcaggaggctgaggcaggaggatcacaagttcaaagccagcctgggcaacttaacaagaccccgtctctaaagaaaaaataaaacaggctgcggtgtagctcagaggcagagcacccctgagctcaatccctggtacctaagtAAAGAGAGGCATGCAAACTCCAaaacaggtctttttttttttaatttttgttttagttgtgggtggacacaatgccctttatttgtatgtggtgctgaggatcaaacccggggCCTCATGCgtgcactctaccacggagccaccgCCACAGCCCCAAACGGGTCTTTTAAGGGCTAACATCATGGTGCCGGCTGGGCTGGCTCCTCCTGGAGGTTTGGGGAGACCTCTGCTGCATTCCCGGCTGTGGCCTTCCTCAGCACGTGGCGCAGTCCCGCGTCTCTTCCCGCCTGCCTCAGTGGTCGCACTGGAACCCTGCACATAATCCAGGATCGTCTTCCCGTCTCAAGATCCTGGCTTTAACCACATCCGCAAAGTCCCTTTGGCCATGTGAGGCAGCACGCTCGGAGTTGGGGATTGGGACGGGGACATCCGTGAGGAAGGCCTGGTGCTGTCCACCCGTCCTCCCGGCCCTCCATGAGGGGTGAAGAGCTGCTCAGCAGCCACGATTCGATTCTGAACTCCACTGGATCATCCAAGTCAAACCAGACGGACATTTTGCACCATAGTCACGTATCAAAACACCCCAAGGTGCTGCAGGAACACAGAgggggtttggtttggtttagtgctagagactgaacccagagctgGTTTACGCTAAGCAATATTCTACCTcggagctgcacccccagcctcAAAAGGtacaacttttatgtttttaatgtacCACGgttaaaagatttaaaacaaatttaatttttaaatggtgctgggaaaactggatatccacatggagaagaatgagactagaccctgatctctcaccctgcacaaagtcAACGTCAAGTGGACCAAAGACCGAGGAATTAGAGActatgcaacttctagaagaaaacgaAGGTCAAAACTCCAGCTTTTAGACACAGGCGacgactttctcaataggacaaTGCTCCAGAAACCGTGCCAAGGGTtaacaaatgggatggcatcaaatccaaaagcttctgcacagcaaaggaagcagtgaggcatgtgaagagagaaccctcaggatgggagagaatctttgctagatgctcttctgacagaggattagtatctaggatatataaagaactccaaaacctttacaccaaaattgcaaataacccaattagtaAGTGGGCCAATGGATTCAACAGAcaatttcaaaaagaagaaatacaaatggccaacaaatatacgaaaaacTTCAACATTATGAGCAATGagggaaaggcaaattaaaactacactgaaacaTCATCTCACGCAGTCAGAATGTCAGccaagaagaaaatcaataagtgtcggagagaatgtggagaaaaggaacacttttctGATGTCGGTGGGGTCAGAAATGCATACAACccctgtggaaatcagtatggaggttcctcagaagactaggcCTGGAATCACCATCTGACCCAGGCGACCCCTCCGTAACCTCTACCCTAAAGAACGAAAGTCATCATGGTCCAGTGATCCCTGCAcaaccatgtttatagcagcacaattcacaatagcccaacTGTGGAACCAGCCCGGGTGTCCGCCAGTGGAGGCATGGACGAGAGAATGTGGTGTCTATGCTCAGCGGAGTTTTAtgcagccatgaagaagaatgaagttatgccGTTTGCAGGAAAACGGATGAAACTAAAGACCGTTATGCCAATAAGCCACACTCTGAAGGTCAAGCATCTTTATGTCTTCTCTCACCTGTGGAAATcagagaggacaaaggaaaagaagtggGGGAGCAGAGATCATGGAAATCAAGGGGGGAAAGGCGTGGGAGGTGGCGGGTCAGCTCCAGCATGCAGGGACTGCTCGAGGACAGTGAGCTAttatgcagtcacatcagtgcaCAGAGGACCCCTCAAGTCGGAGACCAGGGGGCGGCCTCTGACGAACTCCTGCCACCTGGCAGGACAAGGCTTGGCGGGGACAGAGGAAACCCTGGCTCTCTTGTGACCCGAGGGTCCACTTGCTCTAGGGGACACATGGTACAGGCCAGGCAAGGGGTCCCCTGGCCCTACCCCCAGGTGTGTGCCAGGCAGTGGGCCCTGCCTGAGTCGCCCTCACAGAGGGGGCTGGGCAGGGCCGCCAGGTCATAGTGGGGGCCCCCTTTATATATGAGCCCCGGGCGCCTCGCCAAGCACACCAACAGCAACACCAAGAGCAGGTGGGCCCGAGCCCCCTCCCACCACGGCCAGCTGCAGCCTCAGCCCACTTGCCCCTGATCTGCCGAGACCATGGTCCGATACCGCGTGAGGAGCCCCAGCGAGCGCCCGCAGCAGGGGCCCAAGCAGGAGGAGGGGCGCGAGGAGgaccaggagcaggagcaggagctgaACCAGGAGCCCGTGGAGGTCTGCGGGAGGACGCAGAGGGGCCACCGCCGCAGGCCCTGCTCCAGGCGCAGGCTGCACTGCATCCACGGGCGGCGCCGGTGCTGCCGCCGGAGGCACCGGAGGCGCCACGGGTGCAGACACAGGCGGCACCACCACCACCGAGGTGCCCCGCGGGCAGCGCCGGGGAGGCGGGAGGGCCGGCCCAGCCAGAGTCCCCagatccttcttttctttccaaaggctgcagaagaaccaggaggaggaggagatgcaggaGATGCAGGAGATGCTACTAAACCTCCCTAGGCTCGTCAGCCCCGCCGGAAGCTGTCACCTGCCCACGATCGCCCTGCGCCGGATGCCTGAGCCCCGAGCTGCCTAGGAGCCCGCGACACCTGCGCAACGAGCAGTCAGCTGCCAAATAAAGACTGACGCCAACCCTGGCCTCTGGGTCTCCTTTGCACAACAGCAGCCTGGCCTTCTGGTGGGCCGAGGGGTCTGGGAAACACCCCATGGCACTGTCCTTTCCTCTGTCACATGGCCCTTCGTGGTGCCAAAGACCACACATGGGGCCACAGACCTCTGCCCTAGGGGTCTCCAAAGCACCTTACCCCCTCCACGCAAAGGGGTGACGACAGGGCCACTGCGCAGCACAGTCTGAACACGGGGTGACCGGATGCACGGAGGGCCCCAGGAGCCCTGGGGGCGCAGGTCTGGTGTGCTCCAGCAAGAATGAGGCAGAACACAGCAGGACGGGGGGCTCGGGCGGGAATCCACTCCTTGaactctgccttcctctgccaggGACACTCGCCCACCTGAAGAGGTGACCCTTAGTAACTGCCACTGTCACTCAGATTAAGAGGTGGACATCTCAAAGGGTCATTAtggcaagattttttttccagtgctggggacggaccccagggcctcttgcatgcggggcgagcactctaccgctgggctacagagtctaagttgcccaggctggccttgaacttgaggtcctcctgtctcagcctccctagtagctggcattacaggtgcatgccaccaccCCCCCAGCAAGATCCCATTTAAATGGATCCCTGGTGCTTGACGATGACCTGTCCCCTTGGTCCACCCCCGTCTCTGCGTGCAGCCGTGTGGTGTGGACCTGACGGCAC contains the following coding sequences:
- the Prm2 gene encoding protamine-2, whose product is MVRYRVRSPSERPQQGPKQEEGREEDQEQEQELNQEPVEVCGRTQRGHRRRPCSRRRLHCIHGRRRCCRRRHRRRHGCRHRRHHHHRGCRRTRRRRRCRRCRRCY